Proteins encoded together in one Cellulomonas gilvus ATCC 13127 window:
- a CDS encoding helix-turn-helix domain-containing protein produces MSVTTPHPITLPADDLELVGELTRMLQQPSATLRGPDGSEVVLPVEVHDVLVQVLEAMQRGQAIMVAPVATRLTTSQAAELLGISRPTLVKLLENHEIPFEKTTRHRRVRLDDVLAYRDRRRVERRSVLDEMTRQAVEDGLYDDSAADYADALKAARKDGAGA; encoded by the coding sequence ATGAGTGTCACGACGCCGCACCCGATCACGCTGCCTGCTGATGACCTCGAGCTCGTCGGCGAGCTGACACGCATGCTCCAGCAGCCGTCGGCCACCCTGCGCGGCCCCGACGGGTCCGAGGTCGTGCTTCCCGTCGAGGTGCACGACGTTCTCGTTCAGGTGCTCGAGGCCATGCAGCGGGGTCAGGCGATCATGGTCGCTCCGGTTGCGACTCGACTGACGACGAGCCAGGCGGCGGAGCTGCTCGGGATCTCCCGGCCGACGCTCGTCAAGCTCCTGGAGAACCACGAGATCCCGTTCGAGAAGACGACCCGCCATCGCCGCGTGCGTCTGGATGACGTTCTGGCCTACCGCGACCGGCGGCGGGTAGAGCGGCGCAGCGTTCTCGACGAGATGACGCGACAGGCGGTCGAGGACGGCCTGTACGACGACTCTGCCGCCGACTATGCCGATGCGCTGAAGGCCGCTCGGAAGGACGGAGCGGGCGCGTGA
- a CDS encoding PIN domain-containing protein, with protein sequence MTFGAVLDANVLVPVALADTLLGAAEAGLFRPLWSGRILAEVRSAVLRVRPELAPARVDARLHAMNAAFEDALVTGWEPLVDGIVLGDDPDDRHVVATALRGGAEAVVTSNLSDFPEPAMTGLGLHAVSADDFLLDLADLDSDAMLAVVRRQAAVKTRPPLTVGDVLAALARAGVPRFAAHVRAIVV encoded by the coding sequence GTGACGTTCGGCGCCGTCCTCGACGCCAACGTGCTCGTACCGGTCGCGCTCGCCGACACGCTCCTGGGTGCGGCCGAGGCAGGTCTGTTTCGGCCGTTGTGGTCCGGGCGGATCCTCGCTGAGGTGCGGTCGGCCGTGCTGAGGGTTCGCCCCGAGCTCGCGCCGGCGCGTGTCGACGCACGGCTGCACGCGATGAACGCGGCGTTCGAGGATGCATTGGTCACCGGGTGGGAGCCCCTCGTCGACGGCATCGTTCTCGGCGATGATCCGGATGACCGGCACGTCGTCGCGACGGCGTTGCGCGGTGGTGCGGAGGCCGTCGTGACCTCGAATCTGTCGGACTTCCCCGAGCCCGCGATGACCGGGCTCGGGCTGCACGCCGTCTCGGCCGACGACTTCCTGCTCGACTTGGCTGACCTCGACAGTGACGCGATGCTCGCGGTCGTTCGCCGGCAGGCGGCGGTCAAGACCCGACCACCACTCACCGTGGGCGATGTACTCGCGGCGCTCGCGCGAGCCGGCGTTCCGAGGTTCGCCGCGCACGTCAGGGCGATCGTGGTCTGA
- a CDS encoding tyrosine-type recombinase/integrase, with product MTWRARIFFEHRVIAEKSFPRKTDAKRWEADQLVKLQSGTWIDPTRGRMSFEVLAEEWQGSRQHLAVRSQETTQFPLDSYINPGLGRLPISAISATDVERVLTSMTVRGLATATRRRVLSVIRLVLDYAVRDRRISANVARSIPLPKGTTKREPHWLRAEQLGKLADAMPPNCRPVVLFLGLAGCRFSEMCALRVDDVVQTPHGLGVRIHRAAPQSKRTSGAVFGPTKTHQTRTVPVPPTLETYVRERIDTAPAGSYLFPSPTGAIWTNTNFRVRSRWTETTQSVGLAGTTIHDLRHTAASLLIAAGADVKAVQMILGHATATMTMDLYGHLFSEAPWVAMERMPLFPDPPSAPGPTPSARSI from the coding sequence GACGGACGCCAAGCGCTGGGAGGCCGACCAGCTCGTCAAGCTTCAGAGCGGCACCTGGATCGACCCGACCCGCGGCCGGATGTCCTTCGAGGTGCTCGCCGAGGAGTGGCAGGGCTCGCGTCAGCACCTCGCAGTCCGCAGCCAGGAGACGACGCAGTTCCCGCTCGACAGCTACATCAACCCCGGGCTGGGACGCTTGCCGATCTCCGCCATCTCCGCGACCGACGTCGAGCGGGTGCTCACGTCGATGACCGTCCGCGGCCTGGCAACGGCGACCCGGCGACGCGTGCTCTCCGTCATCCGGCTGGTACTCGACTACGCCGTCCGCGACCGACGGATCTCGGCAAACGTCGCCCGCTCGATCCCGCTCCCCAAGGGCACGACGAAGCGCGAGCCCCACTGGCTGCGCGCGGAGCAGCTCGGGAAGCTGGCGGACGCCATGCCGCCGAACTGCCGGCCGGTCGTGCTCTTCCTCGGTCTGGCCGGCTGCCGGTTCTCGGAGATGTGCGCGCTCCGGGTCGACGACGTCGTCCAGACACCGCACGGCCTCGGCGTCCGCATCCACCGCGCCGCCCCGCAGTCGAAGCGCACCAGCGGCGCCGTCTTCGGGCCGACGAAGACGCACCAGACCCGCACCGTGCCGGTCCCGCCAACGCTCGAGACCTACGTCCGAGAGCGCATCGACACGGCGCCGGCCGGCTCGTACCTGTTCCCCAGCCCGACGGGCGCGATCTGGACCAACACGAACTTCCGGGTCCGCTCCCGCTGGACCGAGACGACTCAGTCCGTCGGCCTGGCAGGCACCACGATCCACGACCTGCGCCACACTGCCGCCTCGCTGCTCATCGCCGCCGGTGCTGACGTGAAGGCCGTCCAGATGATCCTGGGCCACGCCACCGCGACGATGACGATGGACCTCTACGGCCACCTGTTCTCCGAGGCGCCGTGGGTCGCGATGGAACGCATGCCGCTCTTCCCCGACCCGCCATCCGCGCCCGGACCCACCCCGAGCGCGCGATCGATCTGA